Proteins co-encoded in one Cricetulus griseus strain 17A/GY chromosome 1 unlocalized genomic scaffold, alternate assembly CriGri-PICRH-1.0 chr1_1, whole genome shotgun sequence genomic window:
- the Sec61g gene encoding protein transport protein Sec61 subunit gamma isoform X2, with product MSGPGNDGNEGWGEGATVLTGCRDEGEGAIDEPGGHELRPGSCRIRTSPLGWIADGQVDRDQIQAQDLPVWPQVEVSSQTCLEELSTMDQVMQFVEPSRQFVKDSIRLVKRCTKPDRKGLGTNSVIKCC from the exons ATGAGCGGGCCTGGGAACGACGGGAATGAGGGATGGGGTGAAGGTGCCACGGTATTGACCGGCTGCAGAGACGAGGGCGAAGGCGCCATTGATGAGCCCGGAGGCCATGAGCTGAGACCTGGGAGCTGCAGGATCCGGACAAGTCCGCTGGGCTGGATCGCTGATGGGCAGGTGGACAGAGACCAAATCCAGGCACAGGATCTACCTGTGTGGCCTCAGGTGGAAGTATCCAGTCAAACCTGTCTAGAGGAG CTGTCAACCATGGACCAGGTAATGCAGTTTGTTGAGCCCAGTCGGCAGTTTGTCAAGGACTCAATTCGGCTGGTAAAAAGATGCACCAAACCCGATAGAAAAG GGCTGGGAACCAACTCAGTGATAAAGTGCTGCTAA